Proteins found in one Erythrobacter sp. 3-20A1M genomic segment:
- a CDS encoding LacI family DNA-binding transcriptional regulator — protein MPRSPSGRPTSFDIAYRAGVSQPTVSRALRGDRSVSEATRAKIEAIARELNYTVDKNASSLRTQRANTIALLFFEDPTPDESMINPFFLAMLGSITRACADRGLDLLISFQNMSDDWHTQYQDSHRADGLILLGYGDYSLYEHRLEQLREQGTFFARWGSVSLDEGGSTVGSDNIGAGRMAGEHLIARGRRQIAFLGHADDHYPEFAHRYRGLCEALRTAGEPVDAALQFDAITTERAGYDAGRALIASGAPFDAVFAASDLIAIGALRALAEAGKSVPGEVAVVGFDDIPAASLTNPPLTTVMQDMRGAGESLVETLMAQIAGRGGPDHHLPTRLVVRGSTGG, from the coding sequence GTGCCGCGCAGTCCGAGCGGAAGGCCGACCAGCTTCGACATCGCTTATCGGGCGGGGGTTTCCCAGCCGACCGTCAGCCGTGCGCTGCGCGGGGATCGCTCGGTCAGCGAGGCGACCCGCGCGAAGATCGAGGCGATCGCGCGCGAGCTCAACTACACGGTCGACAAGAACGCATCCTCGCTGCGCACGCAGCGCGCGAACACCATCGCGCTGCTCTTCTTCGAGGATCCCACGCCCGACGAGAGCATGATCAACCCGTTCTTCCTCGCCATGCTCGGTTCGATCACGCGCGCTTGTGCCGATCGCGGGCTCGACCTGTTGATCTCGTTCCAGAACATGAGCGACGACTGGCACACGCAGTATCAGGACAGTCACCGCGCCGACGGGCTGATCCTGCTCGGCTATGGCGATTACAGCCTCTACGAACACCGGCTCGAGCAGCTCCGCGAGCAGGGGACGTTTTTCGCCCGCTGGGGTTCGGTCAGCCTCGACGAGGGCGGGTCTACCGTCGGCTCCGACAATATCGGCGCCGGCCGGATGGCGGGTGAACACCTGATTGCGCGCGGACGGAGGCAAATCGCGTTTCTCGGGCATGCGGACGACCACTATCCCGAATTCGCGCATCGTTATCGCGGGTTGTGCGAGGCGCTGCGCACCGCGGGCGAACCGGTCGACGCCGCCCTGCAGTTCGACGCCATCACGACAGAACGTGCAGGCTACGATGCGGGCCGCGCGCTGATCGCGTCGGGCGCGCCATTCGACGCGGTCTTCGCCGCAAGCGACCTGATCGCCATCGGGGCGCTGCGCGCGCTGGCCGAGGCGGGGAAGAGCGTGCCGGGCGAAGTGGCGGTGGTAGGCTTCGACGATATCCCCGCCGCCAGCCTGACCAACCCGCCCCTGACCACGGTGATGCAGGATATGCGCGGCGCGGGGGAGAGCCTCGTCGAGACGCTGATGGCCCAGATCGCGGGTCGCGGCGGCCCCGACCATCACCTTCCCACGCGGCTCGTGGTGCGGGGCAGCACCGGCGGCTGA
- a CDS encoding TolC family protein produces MASAAVAQPGISYEAARVAAQAHDPAREAADLSLAAAEDQAAALDNLYRPTITASASAIAYQKSLSVDLTGAKADVARQAGQFLDGLPGQFPPEFSAVVAAVAGRVESALPDLLGPLPDQLDYTARDVIVRPTLSAVMPLYTGGALEAVSEAARGGVTIAKGRSQATVAAREVALVQRYFGLQLARNLLASADTRLTASENHLSSAQKMENAGILPHSAVLDVTVLRDAARRSRDRAAREEGLAVLALERMLGRPVEAVATPLFVNTAPLPPLAQFQAAAQANGTGQASLAKGQREVAEAGEKLARAARRPRAYGFGAYSVDPATNLPTEPDWVVGATVSYTLVSPFDRERMLAAARTRAAAAVADERAAADLVAGEVERAHAMAEGARTAFLSMDSSVAAAQENLRLQDIAFREGVGTTDRLMAAQAALATAESERAAAAYEYDVSLSALLAASGTPGQMGDYARREDRVIVDGK; encoded by the coding sequence ATCCTGCGCGTGAAGCCGCCGATCTTTCACTCGCCGCGGCCGAGGACCAGGCGGCCGCGCTCGACAATCTCTATCGCCCGACCATAACCGCCTCGGCGAGCGCGATCGCATACCAGAAGTCGCTGAGCGTCGACCTGACCGGCGCCAAGGCGGACGTGGCGCGGCAGGCCGGGCAATTCCTCGACGGACTTCCCGGCCAATTCCCGCCCGAGTTCTCGGCGGTCGTGGCGGCAGTCGCGGGACGCGTCGAAAGCGCCTTGCCGGACCTGCTTGGCCCGCTGCCCGACCAGCTGGACTACACCGCGAGAGACGTCATCGTGCGCCCGACGCTGAGCGCGGTCATGCCGCTCTATACCGGGGGTGCGCTCGAGGCGGTCTCGGAGGCGGCGCGGGGCGGGGTGACGATCGCGAAGGGGCGCAGCCAAGCAACCGTGGCCGCGCGGGAAGTGGCGCTGGTCCAGCGCTATTTCGGACTGCAACTGGCGCGCAACCTGCTCGCGTCGGCAGACACAAGGCTGACCGCGAGCGAAAACCACTTGTCGAGCGCGCAGAAAATGGAAAACGCGGGGATCTTGCCGCACTCCGCCGTGCTCGACGTGACGGTGCTGCGCGATGCGGCCCGGCGCAGCCGCGATCGCGCTGCGCGCGAGGAGGGATTGGCGGTGCTCGCGCTCGAACGGATGCTGGGGCGACCCGTAGAGGCGGTCGCCACGCCACTGTTCGTCAACACCGCACCGCTGCCCCCGCTTGCTCAGTTCCAGGCCGCGGCGCAGGCCAATGGCACCGGCCAAGCGAGCCTCGCCAAGGGCCAGCGTGAGGTGGCCGAGGCGGGTGAAAAACTCGCCCGCGCGGCGCGGCGACCGCGCGCCTATGGCTTCGGGGCCTATAGCGTAGATCCGGCGACCAATCTTCCGACCGAGCCCGACTGGGTTGTCGGCGCGACCGTCAGCTATACGCTGGTGTCGCCCTTCGACCGGGAGCGGATGCTCGCCGCCGCGCGCACGCGTGCCGCCGCCGCTGTCGCCGACGAACGCGCCGCTGCAGACCTGGTCGCAGGCGAGGTCGAGCGGGCCCATGCCATGGCGGAAGGCGCACGCACGGCCTTCCTCTCGATGGATTCGAGCGTCGCGGCGGCGCAGGAGAACCTGCGCCTCCAGGATATCGCGTTTCGCGAGGGCGTGGGCACGACGGACCGGCTGATGGCGGCGCAAGCCGCGCTCGCCACCGCCGAAAGCGAGCGGGCCGCAGCCGCCTACGAATACGATGTGTCGCTCTCCGCGTTGCTGGCGGCCAGTGGCACGCCCGGGCAAATGGGCGATTATGCCCGCCGCGAGGACAGGGTGATCGTCGATGGCAAGTGA
- a CDS encoding HlyD family secretion protein → MASDGEIEGEGQTSGGEPARSQRPALIGLAIAVLIAIAGLWFASRPAPAPLQGVVEAEEVGVATKAFARIVSLAVDEGDQVRQGQILGQLSSPALDLLVSQSEAGLTTADALQALADKGARPEDIASLREVSTAADAAANLASVTARRMERLYAQGVISAQRRDEAVAGRTAAVANAAAARTQYRRAVAGRREETKAIAAAQDEAAAERLDAARKADAEKQLIAPMTGKIERRLAGPGEVVGPGVPVFRIIDAAHPYVTLRVGESRLGGLRTGGRLTGRVPALGERELEFVVASVSASAGFTSEQATRQGGDYDARSFTLRLNPATGESGLLPGMSVLFDWPQ, encoded by the coding sequence ATGGCAAGTGATGGCGAGATCGAGGGCGAGGGGCAGACATCGGGAGGCGAACCCGCGCGCTCGCAGCGCCCGGCGCTCATCGGCCTGGCTATCGCGGTGCTGATCGCGATCGCCGGACTGTGGTTCGCCTCGCGGCCGGCGCCCGCGCCGCTCCAGGGGGTGGTCGAGGCGGAGGAAGTGGGCGTGGCTACCAAGGCGTTCGCCCGGATCGTGTCGCTCGCCGTCGACGAGGGCGACCAGGTCCGCCAGGGGCAAATCCTCGGGCAGCTATCGAGTCCCGCGCTCGACCTGCTCGTCAGCCAGAGCGAAGCCGGGCTGACCACTGCCGACGCGCTCCAGGCGCTGGCTGACAAGGGCGCGCGGCCGGAGGATATCGCGAGCCTGCGCGAAGTCTCTACGGCTGCCGACGCAGCGGCCAATCTCGCCAGTGTGACCGCCCGGCGGATGGAGCGGCTCTATGCCCAGGGCGTCATTTCCGCCCAGCGACGTGACGAGGCAGTGGCCGGTCGCACCGCTGCGGTCGCCAATGCCGCGGCGGCACGCACGCAATACCGGCGGGCAGTGGCTGGTCGGCGCGAGGAAACCAAGGCGATCGCCGCGGCACAGGACGAGGCGGCGGCAGAACGCCTCGATGCCGCGCGCAAGGCAGATGCGGAAAAGCAGCTTATCGCGCCCATGACCGGGAAGATCGAGCGCCGCCTTGCCGGGCCGGGCGAGGTGGTCGGGCCGGGCGTGCCGGTGTTCCGCATCATCGACGCTGCGCATCCTTACGTCACCCTGCGCGTCGGCGAGAGCCGCCTTGGGGGCCTTCGCACGGGGGGACGCCTGACCGGCCGGGTCCCGGCGCTGGGCGAGCGCGAGCTCGAATTCGTCGTCGCCTCGGTCTCCGCCAGCGCCGGCTTCACCAGCGAGCAGGCGACGCGGCAGGGCGGCGATTACGACGCGCGCAGCTTCACGCTCCGGCTGAACCCCGCCACGGGCGAGAGCGGCCTGCTGCCAGGCATGAGCGTGCTGTTCGACTGGCCGCAGTGA
- a CDS encoding TonB-dependent receptor → MAQEDIGKLPDNSIGESIARLPGVTAQRLNGRANVISIRGFGPDFSQTLLNGREQTSLGDARAVEFDQYPAEVVSQVVVYKTPSASLVGQGLVGTVDIRTIRPLEYGKQVFAVGARGSYTDLGKLNAGSKEFGYRANATYVDQFADDTIGIALSASYIDEPYQVQEFNAWGYNTVNGNNVIGGSKSYVTSTQLTRFGLTGTLQFKPTDTITLTADGFYSDFHDDQTKRGIELPLAFDGQNGLSVTDPANNGSRFDPATATASDGLYTSGTFTNVEGVIRNDVFERDAKLYSGGFNALYEGDDGWSAFFDFGYSRTDRHELSLESYSGTGYGRGNGATDTIGFETGTEGTFFDPALNYSNPGLVFLTDPLGWGGSTIQAGYSNDRIVKDELKQYRVQVQREMDGFISAVKVGMNYTDRDKSLTPEESFVLIPGGATEAPIPSQYIVGSTDLTYLGLGPILSYDPRELLANGVLELRPNSVPDVIAKAYTISEDLMTLYGQADIRVPLGTTELTGNFGVQAIGTSQKSSGLTIPNGVFVPVTRGDDYWDVLPSINLSLRFDSGFVIRAAAAREVMRPRLDDLRVAIAYGVTTTVDGQSPTGLYPYLSGSGGNPYLRPYRANAFDLNFEKYFGSSGVIALQLFYKDIKSYVDKSKVPFDFTGFPLPTGQAPATLTGLVDQPANTGSGELYGAELAATVPFDLFTRALDGFGVTGGVGYTETKVLNLLGDETQIPGYSKWVANGTLFFEKYGLNLRGSARYRTGFLGDFTGFGGSPTRRIAKDELIIDAQIGYDFGGSLDGLSVYIQGQNLTDEPFVSLNPGGDPRQVIDYQSFGRRFLAGFTYKF, encoded by the coding sequence GTGGCGCAGGAAGATATCGGCAAGCTCCCCGACAATTCGATCGGCGAATCGATCGCGCGCCTGCCCGGCGTCACCGCACAGCGCCTTAACGGTCGTGCGAACGTCATCTCGATCCGCGGGTTCGGGCCCGACTTCTCGCAGACCTTGCTGAACGGGCGCGAGCAGACCTCGCTTGGGGATGCGCGCGCGGTCGAGTTCGACCAATACCCGGCCGAGGTCGTGAGTCAGGTGGTGGTCTACAAGACGCCCAGCGCCTCGCTCGTCGGACAGGGTCTGGTCGGCACCGTCGATATCCGCACCATCCGGCCGCTCGAATACGGCAAGCAGGTCTTCGCGGTGGGTGCGCGCGGTTCGTATACCGATCTCGGCAAGCTGAACGCCGGGTCGAAGGAATTTGGCTACCGCGCGAACGCGACCTATGTCGACCAGTTCGCCGACGACACGATCGGCATCGCCCTATCGGCATCCTACATCGACGAGCCCTATCAGGTGCAGGAGTTCAACGCCTGGGGCTACAACACCGTCAACGGCAACAATGTCATCGGCGGATCGAAGAGCTACGTCACCTCGACCCAGCTGACCCGTTTCGGCCTGACCGGGACGCTGCAGTTTAAGCCGACCGACACCATCACGTTGACCGCCGACGGCTTCTATTCCGATTTTCACGACGACCAGACCAAGCGCGGCATCGAACTGCCGCTGGCATTCGACGGCCAGAACGGCCTCAGCGTCACCGATCCCGCCAACAATGGCTCCCGCTTCGATCCCGCGACAGCGACCGCCTCCGACGGTCTCTACACCTCCGGCACCTTCACCAATGTCGAGGGGGTCATCCGCAACGACGTGTTCGAGCGCGATGCCAAGCTCTATTCGGGCGGCTTCAACGCCCTGTACGAAGGCGACGACGGGTGGAGCGCGTTCTTCGATTTCGGCTATTCGCGCACCGACCGGCACGAGCTGAGCCTGGAAAGCTATTCGGGCACCGGCTACGGTCGGGGCAACGGCGCGACTGACACGATCGGCTTCGAGACCGGGACCGAGGGGACGTTCTTCGACCCCGCGCTGAACTATTCCAATCCCGGCCTCGTCTTCCTGACCGACCCGCTGGGCTGGGGCGGCAGCACCATTCAGGCCGGCTACAGTAACGACCGCATCGTCAAGGACGAGCTCAAGCAATACCGCGTGCAGGTGCAGCGTGAGATGGACGGCTTCATCTCCGCCGTGAAAGTCGGGATGAACTACACCGACCGCGACAAGTCGCTGACGCCCGAGGAATCCTTCGTGCTGATCCCGGGCGGTGCGACCGAGGCGCCGATCCCCTCGCAATACATCGTCGGATCGACCGACCTCACCTATCTCGGTCTCGGTCCGATCCTGAGCTACGACCCGCGCGAACTGCTTGCGAACGGCGTGCTCGAACTGCGGCCCAACAGCGTGCCCGACGTCATCGCCAAGGCGTACACCATCAGCGAGGATTTGATGACGCTGTACGGCCAAGCCGATATCCGCGTGCCGCTGGGCACAACAGAGCTGACCGGCAATTTCGGCGTCCAGGCGATCGGCACGTCGCAAAAATCGAGCGGGCTCACCATTCCCAACGGCGTGTTCGTGCCCGTGACCCGCGGCGACGATTACTGGGACGTGCTGCCCAGCATCAATCTCTCGCTACGCTTCGACAGCGGCTTCGTGATCCGCGCCGCCGCGGCCCGGGAGGTAATGCGTCCGCGGCTCGACGATCTGCGGGTGGCGATCGCCTACGGCGTCACGACCACGGTCGACGGACAGAGCCCGACCGGCCTCTATCCCTACCTCTCGGGTAGCGGCGGCAATCCCTATCTGCGTCCCTATCGCGCCAACGCCTTCGACCTCAACTTCGAGAAATATTTCGGATCGAGCGGGGTCATCGCGCTCCAATTGTTCTACAAGGATATCAAGAGCTACGTCGACAAATCCAAGGTACCGTTCGACTTCACCGGGTTCCCGCTCCCGACGGGTCAGGCCCCGGCGACGCTGACCGGCCTGGTCGACCAGCCGGCGAACACCGGCAGCGGAGAGCTGTACGGTGCCGAGCTCGCCGCCACGGTTCCCTTCGACCTGTTCACCCGGGCACTCGACGGTTTCGGCGTGACCGGCGGGGTGGGCTATACCGAGACCAAGGTGCTCAACCTGCTCGGCGACGAAACGCAGATTCCGGGCTATTCGAAATGGGTCGCCAACGGAACGCTGTTCTTCGAGAAGTACGGGCTGAACCTGCGGGGCAGCGCTCGCTATCGTACCGGGTTCCTGGGCGACTTCACCGGGTTCGGCGGTTCGCCGACGCGGCGGATCGCGAAGGACGAGCTGATAATCGATGCGCAGATCGGCTACGATTTCGGCGGATCGCTCGATGGCCTGTCCGTCTATATCCAGGGCCAGAACCTGACCGACGAGCCGTTCGTGTCGCTCAACCCGGGCGGCGACCCCCGCCAGGTGATCGACTACCAGAGCTTCGGTCGCCGCTTCCTGGCCGGCTTCACCTACAAGTTCTGA
- a CDS encoding MFS transporter has product MQASPKPRQSFWGLWNISFGFFGIQIGFALQNSNMSRVFQTLGASMDDLPALWVAAPLTGLIVQPIIGHLSDRTWSRLGRRRPYFLTGAVFASIALFLMPLAPGFGAPLLFAATLLWLLDASLNISMEPFRAFVGDMLHVDQHAAGYAVQTAFIGMGAVIGSIFPWVLEHLGVANVAAPGALPDTVRWSFWAGAVALFGAVLWTVVTTREYSPDEQAAFAVEKAIPTEQPVRALAAKSYLSCLLWIVAGTVVALGVAEFGLEKEVYLLGGLLAAYGVLSALAISLAKQGRTNGMLTQIVGDFSGMPDVMKRLALVQFFSWSALFIMWINTTPVVTQYVFGSTDTASAAYNEGANWVNVLFTVYNGVAAVAALALLPLLSRRFGQVMTHSISLTLGAVGFLMFVFVRNAEALLVAEIGIGIAWASILAMPYAILASNLPQAKLGIYMGLFNIFIVVPQLIVATVMGSIMKAFFPAEPVWTMLFAAASWIVAALAMLRVAAAVPQMPKRESE; this is encoded by the coding sequence ATGCAGGCGAGCCCAAAGCCGCGCCAGAGTTTCTGGGGCCTGTGGAACATCAGCTTCGGCTTCTTCGGGATCCAGATCGGCTTCGCGCTGCAGAATTCGAACATGAGCCGCGTGTTCCAGACGCTGGGCGCCAGCATGGACGATCTGCCAGCGCTGTGGGTCGCCGCGCCGCTGACCGGACTGATCGTCCAGCCGATCATCGGGCACCTGTCGGACCGCACCTGGAGCCGCCTCGGCCGCCGCCGCCCCTATTTCCTGACCGGGGCGGTGTTCGCCAGCATCGCGCTGTTCCTGATGCCGCTCGCGCCCGGCTTCGGTGCGCCGCTGCTGTTCGCCGCCACGCTGCTGTGGCTGCTCGACGCCAGCCTCAATATCTCGATGGAGCCGTTCCGCGCATTCGTCGGCGACATGCTCCATGTGGACCAGCACGCGGCGGGTTACGCCGTACAGACCGCCTTCATCGGCATGGGTGCGGTGATCGGGTCGATCTTCCCCTGGGTGCTGGAGCATCTGGGCGTCGCCAACGTGGCCGCGCCCGGCGCCCTGCCCGATACGGTCCGCTGGAGCTTCTGGGCGGGCGCGGTGGCATTGTTCGGCGCGGTGCTGTGGACCGTCGTCACCACCCGCGAATACAGCCCGGATGAGCAGGCGGCCTTTGCCGTCGAGAAGGCGATACCGACCGAGCAGCCGGTGCGTGCACTCGCGGCCAAGAGCTACCTTTCGTGCCTGCTGTGGATCGTCGCGGGAACCGTGGTCGCGCTCGGCGTAGCCGAGTTCGGGCTGGAGAAGGAAGTCTACCTGCTCGGCGGGCTGCTGGCAGCTTACGGTGTCCTCAGCGCCCTTGCGATATCGCTCGCCAAACAGGGCCGGACCAACGGCATGCTGACCCAGATCGTCGGCGATTTCTCGGGCATGCCCGACGTCATGAAGCGCCTCGCGCTGGTCCAGTTCTTCAGCTGGAGCGCGCTGTTCATCATGTGGATCAACACGACGCCGGTGGTCACGCAATACGTCTTCGGCAGCACCGATACCGCAAGCGCGGCCTACAACGAGGGTGCGAACTGGGTGAACGTGCTGTTCACGGTCTACAACGGCGTCGCCGCAGTGGCGGCGCTCGCCCTGCTGCCCCTGCTCAGCCGCCGTTTCGGCCAGGTCATGACGCACTCGATCTCTCTGACGCTGGGCGCGGTCGGCTTCCTGATGTTCGTGTTCGTGCGCAATGCGGAGGCGCTGCTGGTGGCCGAGATCGGCATCGGCATCGCCTGGGCCAGCATCCTCGCGATGCCCTACGCCATCCTCGCCAGCAACCTGCCGCAGGCGAAGCTCGGCATCTATATGGGCCTGTTCAACATCTTCATCGTCGTGCCGCAGCTGATCGTGGCGACGGTAATGGGATCGATCATGAAGGCGTTCTTCCCCGCAGAGCCGGTATGGACGATGCTCTTCGCCGCTGCATCTTGGATTGTCGCCGCACTCGCCATGCTGCGCGTCGCCGCCGCGGTGCCGCAGATGCCCAAGCGAGAGTCCGAATGA
- a CDS encoding ABC transporter permease: MRIGQAFFGTLREVARQRDVVSLIVLAVLLYGIYYPAPYAHQRAREVPMAVVDNENSTLTRELVRGIDASDGAAVVAEPNNLAEGQRLLKSRKVEAVLIIPRGVTRAALRGESPRIALWLDGVYLVRAKSIGAAVERALTDIFADLGEAYLGRRGLAPPLIVTQRFNPGGGYANYIFPAVTPVILQQTLLFGTAVLLAYRRRRGRAAFTGAGELLGTWLALAALSAIAAVLYFGWFFAFQSLPQQASAAVLVAIALVVGGATAAFAMAIGSLFRQAEAALLILIPTTLPVFFLTGATWPREAMPGWVAAVGNLLPATHGARALLLVDQMGAPLAAVLPVLGRLALIGAIYLGLAYIIGTKATANETGPVGAPRGRVRGFFR, from the coding sequence ATGAGGATCGGCCAGGCGTTCTTCGGCACCCTGCGCGAAGTCGCGCGCCAGCGCGACGTGGTATCACTAATCGTCCTCGCGGTCTTGCTCTACGGCATCTACTACCCCGCACCCTACGCCCACCAACGCGCGCGTGAGGTGCCGATGGCTGTCGTCGACAACGAAAACAGTACACTGACGCGCGAGCTGGTGCGGGGGATCGATGCCAGCGATGGCGCCGCTGTCGTTGCCGAGCCGAACAACCTTGCCGAGGGCCAGCGCCTGCTGAAGTCACGCAAGGTGGAAGCGGTATTGATCATTCCCCGGGGCGTGACCCGCGCCGCCCTGCGCGGCGAGAGCCCCCGGATCGCGCTCTGGCTCGACGGCGTCTACCTCGTGCGCGCCAAGAGCATCGGTGCCGCGGTCGAGCGTGCGCTGACCGATATCTTCGCCGACCTCGGCGAGGCCTATCTCGGCAGGCGCGGGCTCGCCCCGCCCTTGATCGTCACGCAAAGGTTCAATCCCGGCGGCGGCTATGCGAACTACATCTTCCCCGCGGTGACTCCGGTGATCCTGCAGCAGACCTTGCTGTTCGGCACCGCCGTTTTGCTGGCTTACCGCCGCAGGCGCGGGCGCGCGGCCTTCACGGGAGCGGGCGAGCTGCTCGGCACCTGGCTCGCGCTGGCGGCACTCTCGGCGATCGCGGCGGTGCTCTATTTCGGATGGTTCTTCGCCTTCCAGAGCCTGCCGCAACAGGCAAGCGCCGCCGTGCTCGTCGCGATTGCGCTGGTCGTCGGCGGGGCGACTGCCGCCTTCGCCATGGCCATTGGATCGCTGTTTCGCCAGGCCGAGGCGGCGCTGCTGATCCTGATCCCGACGACCTTGCCCGTGTTCTTCCTCACGGGCGCAACCTGGCCGCGCGAGGCAATGCCGGGCTGGGTCGCAGCCGTGGGCAACTTGCTCCCCGCAACCCACGGCGCGCGTGCATTGCTGCTCGTCGACCAGATGGGCGCCCCGCTTGCGGCGGTACTGCCGGTCCTGGGACGCCTGGCGCTGATCGGCGCGATCTACCTCGGGCTTGCCTATATTATCGGGACCAAGGCAACTGCGAATGAAACCGGACCTGTTGGAGCGCCGCGAGGGAGAGTGCGGGGTTTCTTTAGGTGA
- a CDS encoding ABC transporter permease, with amino-acid sequence MSRFRAALLRELALIRASRALLTAITVAPALSLLMIAAMLSRGSLGDLPIAIVDESHSPASRTLANDMVAQGGLAIAEAPANEAEADLLLRSGKVWAYAVIPATFGDPPPTPEPVRVSVNATYLSVGSTVEREMRRAVLGAFAGQVQAAAAQRGIALDRENLPGIQVNLLFNPQSSLEFYLEALIQPAILHLVAACVGAFVVASEFRGGSLARWAAETGGGASAWAGKYLPYLAALGWWGAMWMIWLVGIRGWRMEGSLAFAMTGQLALLAASLALSGAIAALTRQSGVAFSASALYAGSALAYSGGSLPIEGSAAPVVWWSQALPFTHYLRLQMDQFLGSPIAVDLPGLALLLVYAAAGFGLCLVATRARR; translated from the coding sequence GTGAGCCGCTTCCGCGCCGCGTTGCTCCGCGAACTGGCGCTGATCCGCGCCTCCCGCGCGCTGCTGACGGCGATCACCGTGGCACCGGCGCTCTCGCTGCTGATGATCGCAGCGATGCTGTCGCGCGGATCGCTCGGCGATCTCCCGATCGCCATCGTCGACGAGAGCCACAGCCCGGCCAGCCGCACCCTGGCGAATGACATGGTCGCACAAGGCGGGCTGGCGATCGCGGAGGCGCCGGCCAACGAGGCGGAGGCGGACCTTCTGCTGCGCTCGGGCAAAGTTTGGGCGTATGCAGTCATTCCCGCGACCTTCGGCGACCCGCCCCCGACCCCCGAGCCGGTGAGGGTTTCGGTCAACGCGACCTACCTCTCGGTCGGTTCGACGGTGGAGCGCGAGATGCGCCGGGCGGTTCTCGGCGCCTTTGCCGGGCAGGTCCAAGCCGCGGCGGCACAGCGCGGGATTGCGCTTGATCGCGAGAACCTGCCCGGGATCCAGGTCAACCTCCTGTTCAATCCGCAGTCGAGCCTCGAATTCTATCTCGAGGCCCTGATTCAGCCGGCGATCCTCCACCTCGTCGCCGCCTGCGTCGGGGCGTTCGTGGTCGCGAGCGAATTTCGCGGCGGGTCGCTCGCGCGGTGGGCTGCCGAAACCGGTGGTGGCGCCAGCGCATGGGCGGGCAAGTACTTGCCCTACTTGGCTGCGCTCGGCTGGTGGGGTGCAATGTGGATGATCTGGCTGGTCGGCATTCGCGGATGGCGCATGGAGGGGTCGCTCGCCTTTGCCATGACGGGGCAGCTCGCGCTGCTGGCGGCTAGCCTGGCGCTGTCCGGCGCGATCGCGGCGCTGACCCGGCAGAGCGGCGTCGCCTTTTCCGCCAGCGCGCTCTACGCGGGATCGGCGCTCGCCTACTCGGGCGGGTCGCTGCCGATCGAAGGCTCCGCCGCGCCGGTCGTGTGGTGGAGCCAGGCCTTGCCCTTCACCCATTACCTGCGCCTGCAGATGGACCAGTTCCTCGGTTCGCCGATCGCCGTCGACCTGCCGGGTCTGGCGCTGCTGCTGGTCTATGCAGCGGCCGGCTTCGGCCTGTGCCTCGTGGCGACGAGAGCCCGGCGATGA